In the genome of Candidatus Methylomirabilota bacterium, one region contains:
- a CDS encoding zinc-binding dehydrogenase yields KDLGIIALRGRIVVIGNRGDVEINARLAMNKDAAILGMALNHATPAQHAGIHAALVEGLRNGSLRPVIAQELPLGEASRAHEAVMQAGHHGKIVLVA; encoded by the coding sequence GAAAGATCTAGGGATCATCGCCCTGCGGGGGCGCATCGTGGTGATCGGCAACCGCGGCGACGTGGAGATCAACGCGCGACTGGCCATGAACAAGGACGCGGCGATCCTGGGCATGGCGCTGAACCACGCGACGCCGGCCCAGCACGCGGGCATCCACGCCGCGCTGGTGGAGGGGCTCCGCAACGGCTCGCTGCGTCCGGTGATCGCGCAGGAGCTGCCGCTGGGTGAGGCCTCGCGCGCCCACGAGGCGGTCATGCAGGCCGGCCACCACGGCAAGATCGTGCTGGTGGCCTGA